From a single Hippopotamus amphibius kiboko isolate mHipAmp2 chromosome X, mHipAmp2.hap2, whole genome shotgun sequence genomic region:
- the KLHL13 gene encoding kelch-like protein 13 isoform X5 has product MKLSLGSSEMGLSSHLQSSKAGTTRIFTSNTHSSVVLQGFDQLRLEGLLCDVTLMPGDTDDAFPVHRVMMASASDYFKAMFTGGMKEQDLMCIKLHGVSKVGLRKIIDFIYTAKLSLNMDNLQDTLEAASFLQILPVLDFCKVFLISGVTLDNCVEVGRIANTYNLTEVDKYVNSFVLKNFPALLSTGEFLKLPFERLAFVLSSNSLKHCTELELFKATCRWLRLEEPRMDFAAKLMKNIRFPLMTPQELINYVQTVDFMRTDNTCVNLLLEASNYQMMPYMQPVMQSDRTAIRSDTTHLVTLGGVLRQQLVVSKELRMYDEKAHEWKSLAPMDAPRYQHGIAVIGNFLYVVGGQSNYDTKGKTAVDTVFRFDPRYNKWMQVASLNEKRTFFHLSALKGYLYAVGGRNAAGELPTVECYNPRTNEWTYVAKMSEPHYGHAGTVYGGVMYISGGITHDTFQKELMCFDPDTDKWIQKAPMTTVRGLHCMCTVGERLYVIGGNHFRGTSDYDDVLSCEYYSPILDQWTPIAAMLRGQSDVGVAVFENKIYVVGGYSWNNRCMVEIVQKYDPDKDEWHKVFDLPESLGGIRACTLTVFPPEETTPSPSRESPLSAP; this is encoded by the exons GGGTTTGACCAGCTCCGCCTTGAAGGATTGCTCTGTGACGTGACCCTGATGCCAGGGGACACAGATGACGCCTTCCCTGTGCACAGAGTGATGATGGCCTCTGCCAGTGATTACTTCAAGGCTATGTTCACAG GtggaatgaaagaacaagatttAATGTGCATTAAGCTGCATGGCGTGAGCAAAGTCGGTTTAAGGAAAATTATTGATTTCATTTACACTGCAAAGCTTTCTCTTAATATGGACAACCTTCAAGACACACTGGAAGCTGCCAGTTTTCTACAGATTCTGCCGGTTTTAGACTTCTGCAAAGTATTTCTCATATCTGGG GTCACTTTAGACAATTGTGTCGAAGTTGGGCGGATTGCCAACACCTACAATCTGACAGAAGTGGATAAATACGTTAACAGTTTCGTCTTGAAGAATTTTCCTGCGTTGCTGAGCACCGGGGAGTTCTTGAAACTCCCTTTTGAACGTCTTGCCTTCGTGCTTTCCAGTAATAGCCTTAAGCACTGCACTGAACTTGAGCTCTTTAAGGCTACCTGTCGCTGGCTACGCCTGGAAGAGCCTCGGATGGACTTCGCTGCAAAATTAATGAAGAACATACGATTTCCACTGATGACACCGCAGGAGCTCATTAATTATGTGCAAACCGTGGATTTCATGAGAACTGACAACACGTGTGTGAATCTCCTTTTGGAAGCCAGCAATTACCAAATGATGCCGTATATGCAGCCAGTGATGCAGTCAGACAGAACTGCCATTCGGTCTGACACCACTCATTTGGTTACACTAGGAGGAGTGCTGAGGCAGCAGCTGGTTGTCAGCAAGGAATTGCGCATGTATGATGAGAAGGCCCATGAGTGGAAGTCCTTAGCCCCCATGGATGCCCCAAGGTACCAGCATGGCATTGCCGTCATTGGAAATTTCCTGTACGTCGTTGGGGGACAGAGTAATTatgacacaaaaggaaaaacggCAGTTGATACAGTCTTCAGATTCGATCCTCGATACAATAAGTGGATGCAAGTTGCATCTTTAAACGAAAAGCGCACCTTCTTCCACCTAAGTGCCCTCAAAGGATACCTGTATGCAGTTGGTGGGCGAAATGCAGCTGGTGAACTGC CTACAGTAGAATGTTACAATCcaagaacaaatgaatggaccTACGTTGCCAAAATGAGTGAGCCCCACTATGGCCACGCTGGAACTGTGTATGGAGGCGTAATGTATATTTCAG GTGGAATTACTCATGACACTTTCCAAAAGGAGCTCATGTGCTTTGACCCTGATACTGACAAATGGATCCAGAAGGCGCCGATGACCACTGTCAGAGGTCTGCATTGCATGTGTACAGTGGGAGAAAGGCTCTATGTCATTGGTGGCAATCACTTCAGAGGAACAAGTGATTACGACGACGTCCTAAGCTGTGAATACTACTCACCGATCCTTGACCAGTGGACCCCAATTGCTGCCATGTTAAGAGGGCAGAGTGATGTTGGGGTCGctgtctttgaaaataaaatctacGTGGTTGGTGGGTATTCGTGGAATAATCGTTGTATGGTAGAGATAGTGCAGAAATATGATCCAGATAAAGATGAATGGCATAAGGTTTTTGATCTCCCAGAGTCCCTGGGTGGCATCCGAGCTTGCACACTCACCGTTTTTCCTCCTGAAGAAACCACACCATCACCTTCTAGAGAGTCCCCTCTTTCTGCACCTTAA
- the KLHL13 gene encoding kelch-like protein 13 isoform X3 has translation MDHLHRGESVAAILRNRSLVEEEDQHMKLSLGSSEMGLSSHLQSSKAGTTRIFTSNTHSSVVLQGFDQLRLEGLLCDVTLMPGDTDDAFPVHRVMMASASDYFKAMFTGGMKEQDLMCIKLHGVSKVGLRKIIDFIYTAKLSLNMDNLQDTLEAASFLQILPVLDFCKVFLISGVTLDNCVEVGRIANTYNLTEVDKYVNSFVLKNFPALLSTGEFLKLPFERLAFVLSSNSLKHCTELELFKATCRWLRLEEPRMDFAAKLMKNIRFPLMTPQELINYVQTVDFMRTDNTCVNLLLEASNYQMMPYMQPVMQSDRTAIRSDTTHLVTLGGVLRQQLVVSKELRMYDEKAHEWKSLAPMDAPRYQHGIAVIGNFLYVVGGQSNYDTKGKTAVDTVFRFDPRYNKWMQVASLNEKRTFFHLSALKGYLYAVGGRNAAGELPTVECYNPRTNEWTYVAKMSEPHYGHAGTVYGGVMYISGGITHDTFQKELMCFDPDTDKWIQKAPMTTVRGLHCMCTVGERLYVIGGNHFRGTSDYDDVLSCEYYSPILDQWTPIAAMLRGQSDVGVAVFENKIYVVGGYSWNNRCMVEIVQKYDPDKDEWHKVFDLPESLGGIRACTLTVFPPEETTPSPSRESPLSAP, from the exons GGGTTTGACCAGCTCCGCCTTGAAGGATTGCTCTGTGACGTGACCCTGATGCCAGGGGACACAGATGACGCCTTCCCTGTGCACAGAGTGATGATGGCCTCTGCCAGTGATTACTTCAAGGCTATGTTCACAG GtggaatgaaagaacaagatttAATGTGCATTAAGCTGCATGGCGTGAGCAAAGTCGGTTTAAGGAAAATTATTGATTTCATTTACACTGCAAAGCTTTCTCTTAATATGGACAACCTTCAAGACACACTGGAAGCTGCCAGTTTTCTACAGATTCTGCCGGTTTTAGACTTCTGCAAAGTATTTCTCATATCTGGG GTCACTTTAGACAATTGTGTCGAAGTTGGGCGGATTGCCAACACCTACAATCTGACAGAAGTGGATAAATACGTTAACAGTTTCGTCTTGAAGAATTTTCCTGCGTTGCTGAGCACCGGGGAGTTCTTGAAACTCCCTTTTGAACGTCTTGCCTTCGTGCTTTCCAGTAATAGCCTTAAGCACTGCACTGAACTTGAGCTCTTTAAGGCTACCTGTCGCTGGCTACGCCTGGAAGAGCCTCGGATGGACTTCGCTGCAAAATTAATGAAGAACATACGATTTCCACTGATGACACCGCAGGAGCTCATTAATTATGTGCAAACCGTGGATTTCATGAGAACTGACAACACGTGTGTGAATCTCCTTTTGGAAGCCAGCAATTACCAAATGATGCCGTATATGCAGCCAGTGATGCAGTCAGACAGAACTGCCATTCGGTCTGACACCACTCATTTGGTTACACTAGGAGGAGTGCTGAGGCAGCAGCTGGTTGTCAGCAAGGAATTGCGCATGTATGATGAGAAGGCCCATGAGTGGAAGTCCTTAGCCCCCATGGATGCCCCAAGGTACCAGCATGGCATTGCCGTCATTGGAAATTTCCTGTACGTCGTTGGGGGACAGAGTAATTatgacacaaaaggaaaaacggCAGTTGATACAGTCTTCAGATTCGATCCTCGATACAATAAGTGGATGCAAGTTGCATCTTTAAACGAAAAGCGCACCTTCTTCCACCTAAGTGCCCTCAAAGGATACCTGTATGCAGTTGGTGGGCGAAATGCAGCTGGTGAACTGC CTACAGTAGAATGTTACAATCcaagaacaaatgaatggaccTACGTTGCCAAAATGAGTGAGCCCCACTATGGCCACGCTGGAACTGTGTATGGAGGCGTAATGTATATTTCAG GTGGAATTACTCATGACACTTTCCAAAAGGAGCTCATGTGCTTTGACCCTGATACTGACAAATGGATCCAGAAGGCGCCGATGACCACTGTCAGAGGTCTGCATTGCATGTGTACAGTGGGAGAAAGGCTCTATGTCATTGGTGGCAATCACTTCAGAGGAACAAGTGATTACGACGACGTCCTAAGCTGTGAATACTACTCACCGATCCTTGACCAGTGGACCCCAATTGCTGCCATGTTAAGAGGGCAGAGTGATGTTGGGGTCGctgtctttgaaaataaaatctacGTGGTTGGTGGGTATTCGTGGAATAATCGTTGTATGGTAGAGATAGTGCAGAAATATGATCCAGATAAAGATGAATGGCATAAGGTTTTTGATCTCCCAGAGTCCCTGGGTGGCATCCGAGCTTGCACACTCACCGTTTTTCCTCCTGAAGAAACCACACCATCACCTTCTAGAGAGTCCCCTCTTTCTGCACCTTAA
- the KLHL13 gene encoding kelch-like protein 13 isoform X4: MPGDTDDAFPVHRVMMASASDYFKAMFTGGMKEQDLMCIKLHGVSKVGLRKIIDFIYTAKLSLNMDNLQDTLEAASFLQILPVLDFCKVFLISGVTLDNCVEVGRIANTYNLTEVDKYVNSFVLKNFPALLSTGEFLKLPFERLAFVLSSNSLKHCTELELFKATCRWLRLEEPRMDFAAKLMKNIRFPLMTPQELINYVQTVDFMRTDNTCVNLLLEASNYQMMPYMQPVMQSDRTAIRSDTTHLVTLGGVLRQQLVVSKELRMYDEKAHEWKSLAPMDAPRYQHGIAVIGNFLYVVGGQSNYDTKGKTAVDTVFRFDPRYNKWMQVASLNEKRTFFHLSALKGYLYAVGGRNAAGELPTVECYNPRTNEWTYVAKMSEPHYGHAGTVYGGVMYISGGITHDTFQKELMCFDPDTDKWIQKAPMTTVRGLHCMCTVGERLYVIGGNHFRGTSDYDDVLSCEYYSPILDQWTPIAAMLRGQSDVGVAVFENKIYVVGGYSWNNRCMVEIVQKYDPDKDEWHKVFDLPESLGGIRACTLTVFPPEETTPSPSRESPLSAP; this comes from the exons ATGCCAGGGGACACAGATGACGCCTTCCCTGTGCACAGAGTGATGATGGCCTCTGCCAGTGATTACTTCAAGGCTATGTTCACAG GtggaatgaaagaacaagatttAATGTGCATTAAGCTGCATGGCGTGAGCAAAGTCGGTTTAAGGAAAATTATTGATTTCATTTACACTGCAAAGCTTTCTCTTAATATGGACAACCTTCAAGACACACTGGAAGCTGCCAGTTTTCTACAGATTCTGCCGGTTTTAGACTTCTGCAAAGTATTTCTCATATCTGGG GTCACTTTAGACAATTGTGTCGAAGTTGGGCGGATTGCCAACACCTACAATCTGACAGAAGTGGATAAATACGTTAACAGTTTCGTCTTGAAGAATTTTCCTGCGTTGCTGAGCACCGGGGAGTTCTTGAAACTCCCTTTTGAACGTCTTGCCTTCGTGCTTTCCAGTAATAGCCTTAAGCACTGCACTGAACTTGAGCTCTTTAAGGCTACCTGTCGCTGGCTACGCCTGGAAGAGCCTCGGATGGACTTCGCTGCAAAATTAATGAAGAACATACGATTTCCACTGATGACACCGCAGGAGCTCATTAATTATGTGCAAACCGTGGATTTCATGAGAACTGACAACACGTGTGTGAATCTCCTTTTGGAAGCCAGCAATTACCAAATGATGCCGTATATGCAGCCAGTGATGCAGTCAGACAGAACTGCCATTCGGTCTGACACCACTCATTTGGTTACACTAGGAGGAGTGCTGAGGCAGCAGCTGGTTGTCAGCAAGGAATTGCGCATGTATGATGAGAAGGCCCATGAGTGGAAGTCCTTAGCCCCCATGGATGCCCCAAGGTACCAGCATGGCATTGCCGTCATTGGAAATTTCCTGTACGTCGTTGGGGGACAGAGTAATTatgacacaaaaggaaaaacggCAGTTGATACAGTCTTCAGATTCGATCCTCGATACAATAAGTGGATGCAAGTTGCATCTTTAAACGAAAAGCGCACCTTCTTCCACCTAAGTGCCCTCAAAGGATACCTGTATGCAGTTGGTGGGCGAAATGCAGCTGGTGAACTGC CTACAGTAGAATGTTACAATCcaagaacaaatgaatggaccTACGTTGCCAAAATGAGTGAGCCCCACTATGGCCACGCTGGAACTGTGTATGGAGGCGTAATGTATATTTCAG GTGGAATTACTCATGACACTTTCCAAAAGGAGCTCATGTGCTTTGACCCTGATACTGACAAATGGATCCAGAAGGCGCCGATGACCACTGTCAGAGGTCTGCATTGCATGTGTACAGTGGGAGAAAGGCTCTATGTCATTGGTGGCAATCACTTCAGAGGAACAAGTGATTACGACGACGTCCTAAGCTGTGAATACTACTCACCGATCCTTGACCAGTGGACCCCAATTGCTGCCATGTTAAGAGGGCAGAGTGATGTTGGGGTCGctgtctttgaaaataaaatctacGTGGTTGGTGGGTATTCGTGGAATAATCGTTGTATGGTAGAGATAGTGCAGAAATATGATCCAGATAAAGATGAATGGCATAAGGTTTTTGATCTCCCAGAGTCCCTGGGTGGCATCCGAGCTTGCACACTCACCGTTTTTCCTCCTGAAGAAACCACACCATCACCTTCTAGAGAGTCCCCTCTTTCTGCACCTTAA